One Actinospica robiniae DSM 44927 genomic region harbors:
- the proC gene encoding pyrroline-5-carboxylate reductase, which translates to MGQRIAVLGTGKMGEALLSGMLRAGKPAHEVLVTTRRAERAEELAARYGVAAVSNREAAEQADTLILTAKPQDMGALLAELAGYVPADRLVVSGAAGITTAFVAQRLGAEGLPVVRVMTNTPVLVDEAMSAISAGPHATEEHLRRTEEIFRPVGKTIRVPESQQDAVTALSGSGPAYFYFLVEAMIDAGILLGLPRATAHELIVQSAVGAGVMLRDSGEHPVKLREAVTSPAGTTIAAIRELERHGVRAALLEALEAARDRSKQLAAGD; encoded by the coding sequence ATGGGTCAGCGGATCGCCGTGCTGGGCACCGGCAAGATGGGTGAGGCCCTCCTGTCCGGCATGCTGCGGGCGGGCAAGCCGGCGCACGAGGTGCTGGTGACCACGCGCCGGGCCGAGCGGGCCGAGGAGCTCGCCGCCCGCTACGGCGTGGCCGCGGTCTCCAACCGGGAGGCGGCCGAGCAAGCCGACACGCTGATCCTGACCGCCAAGCCGCAGGACATGGGCGCGCTGCTGGCGGAGCTGGCCGGGTACGTGCCGGCCGACCGGCTTGTGGTCTCCGGCGCGGCCGGCATCACCACCGCCTTCGTCGCCCAGCGCCTCGGCGCCGAGGGCCTGCCGGTGGTGCGGGTGATGACGAACACGCCGGTGCTGGTGGACGAGGCGATGTCGGCGATCTCCGCGGGCCCGCACGCCACCGAGGAGCACCTGCGCCGGACCGAGGAGATCTTCCGGCCGGTCGGCAAGACGATCCGGGTGCCGGAGTCGCAGCAGGACGCGGTCACCGCGCTCTCCGGCTCGGGCCCGGCGTACTTCTACTTCCTGGTCGAGGCGATGATCGACGCCGGGATCCTGCTCGGGCTGCCCCGGGCCACCGCGCACGAGCTGATCGTGCAGTCGGCGGTGGGCGCGGGCGTGATGCTGCGCGACTCCGGCGAGCACCCGGTGAAGCTGCGCGAGGCGGTCACCTCGCCCGCGGGCACCACCATCGCCGCCATCCGCGAGCTGGAGCGGCACGGCGTGCGCGCGGCGCTGCTCGAGGCGCTGGAGGCGGCGCGGGACCGGTCCAAGCAGTTGGCCGCCGGCGACTGA
- a CDS encoding MFS transporter: protein MAKTDTSRPAGAVTPVLRRARVAGYVSFGAQGFAFSLLTSEVANIQDKLGIDDGTLSILLAVVPVIAGVGSVAAGFLVGRYSSSGVLRVAQILVPVSILLAGYAPSFAVMLPVLALFGLAVGAVDATTNMQAVALQRRYGRSIILSFHGCWALGAFAGSAAASLTSRFDGKVYSNLYLTSTILVVPLLLAFGPRLLRGIGDETLTAEAKTIKIPWKPMAAICVVITLAYLGDSTVSSAGGVYMEKELMAHGWQYTAVYAVYSVPLMIGRFSGDRLTDRFGGVLIARVAAVCAVLGFLLVCVAPDAWAALAGFAVVGLGISVMAPLTFAAAGRLDPHETGIAVARLNVFNYLGFLLGAPLLTSLWQARMPYRPGWLIPATLAALMFVFAYGFDERRTGAV, encoded by the coding sequence GTGGCGAAGACGGATACGTCGAGGCCGGCCGGTGCGGTCACGCCGGTGCTGCGCCGGGCCCGGGTGGCCGGCTACGTCTCCTTCGGCGCGCAGGGCTTCGCCTTCTCCCTGCTGACCAGCGAAGTCGCCAACATCCAGGACAAGCTCGGGATCGACGACGGCACGCTCTCGATCCTGCTGGCCGTGGTGCCGGTGATCGCCGGCGTCGGCTCGGTCGCGGCCGGGTTCCTGGTCGGGCGCTACAGCTCCTCCGGGGTGCTGCGGGTGGCCCAGATCCTGGTGCCGGTCTCCATCCTGCTGGCCGGCTACGCCCCCTCGTTCGCCGTCATGCTGCCGGTGCTGGCACTTTTCGGCCTGGCCGTGGGCGCGGTGGACGCGACCACCAACATGCAGGCGGTGGCGCTGCAGCGGCGCTACGGCCGCTCGATCATCCTCTCCTTCCACGGCTGCTGGGCGCTCGGCGCGTTCGCCGGGTCGGCCGCCGCCTCGCTCACCTCGCGCTTCGACGGCAAGGTCTACAGCAACCTGTATCTGACCTCGACGATCCTGGTGGTGCCGCTGCTGCTGGCCTTCGGACCGCGGCTGCTGCGCGGGATCGGCGACGAGACGCTGACCGCCGAGGCCAAGACGATCAAGATCCCGTGGAAGCCGATGGCGGCCATCTGCGTCGTGATCACACTGGCCTACCTCGGCGACTCCACCGTCTCGAGCGCGGGCGGGGTGTACATGGAGAAGGAGCTGATGGCGCACGGCTGGCAGTACACCGCCGTCTACGCCGTCTACTCCGTGCCGCTGATGATCGGGCGCTTCTCCGGCGACAGGCTCACCGACCGGTTCGGCGGGGTGCTGATCGCCCGGGTCGCGGCGGTGTGCGCGGTGCTCGGCTTCCTGCTGGTGTGCGTCGCGCCGGACGCGTGGGCCGCGCTGGCCGGATTCGCCGTCGTGGGCCTGGGGATCTCGGTCATGGCCCCGCTCACCTTCGCCGCGGCCGGACGGCTCGACCCGCACGAGACCGGGATCGCGGTGGCCCGGCTCAACGTCTTCAACTACCTCGGCTTCCTGCTCGGCGCGCCGCTGCTGACCAGCCTGTGGCAGGCCAGGATGCCCTACCGCCCGGGCTGGCTGATCCCGGCCACCCTCGCGGCCCTGATGTTCGTGTTCGCCTACGGCTTCGACGAGCGGCGCACCGGCGCGGTGTGA
- a CDS encoding phosphatase gives MDPLDRADLVRHLTEGRIAGLVATPRENNLLHYRLMADRDPHYLLGLDPSPGWSARSVLELMAERVGVEPDPAYRSGVDTIDPERVLDALERYADRLAEAALRRETVLLATGHPGSLARIYQRFADALRGYGCRILHAGAGWGYDAPTRYGTRWLTIGYRGGDVAVLEDGDEAVHTHSPRPIRATFAALAEAGRSLPDLVVADHGWCGGAAQAGADAIGFADCNDPALFVGESEGVVRVAVPLDDGLAPELYDPIADYVLGRVGRTAEAVAGS, from the coding sequence ATGGACCCCTTGGACCGCGCCGACCTGGTCCGGCATCTGACGGAGGGCCGGATCGCGGGCCTGGTGGCCACGCCGCGGGAGAACAACCTGCTGCACTACCGGCTGATGGCCGACCGCGACCCGCACTACCTGCTCGGGCTCGACCCGTCGCCCGGGTGGAGCGCCCGGTCGGTGCTGGAGCTGATGGCCGAGCGGGTCGGGGTCGAGCCGGATCCGGCCTACCGCTCAGGCGTCGACACCATCGATCCGGAGCGGGTGCTCGACGCGCTCGAGCGCTACGCCGACCGGCTCGCCGAGGCGGCGCTGCGGCGCGAGACGGTGCTGCTGGCCACCGGCCACCCGGGCAGCCTGGCCCGGATCTACCAGCGCTTCGCCGACGCGCTGCGCGGGTACGGCTGCCGGATCCTGCACGCCGGCGCGGGCTGGGGGTACGACGCGCCGACCCGGTACGGGACCCGATGGCTGACCATCGGCTACCGCGGCGGGGACGTGGCCGTGCTCGAGGACGGCGACGAGGCGGTGCACACCCACTCTCCGCGCCCGATCCGGGCCACCTTCGCCGCCCTGGCCGAGGCCGGCCGGTCGCTGCCGGACCTCGTGGTGGCCGACCACGGCTGGTGCGGCGGGGCCGCCCAGGCGGGCGCGGACGCGATCGGCTTCGCCGACTGCAACGACCCGGCGCTGTTCGTGGGGGAGTCCGAGGGGGTGGTGCGGGTGGCCGTGCCGCTCGACGACGGCCTCGCGCCGGAACTCTACGACCCGATCGCCGACTACGTGCTCGGCCGGGTGGGCCGGACCGCCGAGGCTGTAGCAGGGTCCTGA
- a CDS encoding helix-turn-helix domain-containing protein: MAFLTVAEVAGVMRVSKMTVYRMVHSGELPAVRVGRSFRVPAKAVREYLSAAYVETS, encoded by the coding sequence ATGGCCTTCCTCACGGTGGCCGAGGTCGCCGGGGTGATGCGGGTCTCGAAGATGACGGTCTACCGGATGGTCCACTCCGGCGAACTCCCCGCGGTGCGAGTGGGCCGATCCTTCCGGGTGCCGGCCAAGGCGGTGCGCGAGTACCTCTCGGCCGCCTACGTCGAGACCTCCTGA
- a CDS encoding 30S ribosomal protein bS22, with product MGSVIKKRRKRMAKKKHRKLLKKTRIQRRNKK from the coding sequence GTGGGCTCTGTCATCAAGAAGCGCCGCAAGCGTATGGCCAAGAAGAAGCACCGCAAGCTGCTGAAGAAGACGCGCATCCAGCGTCGCAACAAGAAGTAG
- a CDS encoding NAD-dependent epimerase/dehydratase family protein, with amino-acid sequence MTAARTLLVTGAARRLGTAVLRDLAARDGARRILAVDLLDPPSELRVEGVEHVHVDLRAPAIATLIAKARPDTVLHLDVLAAPGLAGGRTAMKERNVIGTMQLLAACQRAPSVRRLVVRSSAAVYGCAPRDPAHFSEDTQPHRPPRAGFGKDCVEVEEYVRGFARRRPDVSVTVLRFAGLLGPGVTGPVPDYLALPVLPTVAGFDPRLQFVHIDDAVRALRLAADGSHPGVYNVAGAGSLTLSQLARRLGRPTVPVPRFAAPWLGRGLSRLGVADLGPEQVELLTFGRVLDLTRMTEKLRFRPARTSAEAVADHARSAEISPLIDPDRVRSAERALIELLDRYAAHAREAGGGRD; translated from the coding sequence ATGACGGCCGCACGCACCCTGCTGGTGACCGGAGCCGCCCGGCGGCTCGGCACCGCGGTGCTGCGCGACCTCGCCGCCCGCGACGGCGCGCGGCGCATCCTCGCGGTGGACCTTCTCGACCCTCCCTCCGAACTCCGGGTGGAGGGGGTCGAGCACGTCCACGTGGATCTGCGCGCCCCGGCCATCGCCACCCTGATCGCCAAGGCCCGGCCGGACACCGTGCTGCACCTCGACGTGCTCGCCGCCCCCGGCCTGGCCGGCGGGCGCACGGCGATGAAGGAACGCAACGTCATCGGCACCATGCAGCTGCTCGCGGCCTGCCAGCGGGCGCCGTCGGTGCGCCGGCTGGTGGTCAGGTCCTCGGCCGCGGTCTACGGCTGCGCCCCCCGGGACCCGGCCCACTTCAGCGAGGACACCCAGCCGCACCGCCCGCCCCGCGCGGGCTTCGGCAAGGACTGCGTCGAGGTCGAGGAGTACGTGCGCGGCTTCGCGCGGCGGCGCCCGGACGTGTCCGTGACGGTGCTGCGCTTCGCCGGACTGCTCGGCCCGGGCGTCACCGGGCCGGTGCCGGACTATCTGGCGCTGCCGGTGCTGCCCACCGTGGCCGGCTTCGACCCGCGCCTGCAGTTCGTGCACATCGACGACGCGGTGCGGGCGCTGCGGCTGGCCGCGGACGGCTCCCATCCGGGCGTCTACAACGTGGCGGGCGCGGGATCGCTCACGCTCTCCCAGCTCGCCCGCCGACTCGGCCGGCCCACCGTGCCCGTGCCGCGCTTCGCCGCGCCCTGGCTCGGCCGCGGGCTGAGCCGGCTCGGCGTGGCCGACCTCGGCCCCGAGCAGGTCGAGCTGCTCACCTTCGGCCGGGTCCTCGACCTGACCAGGATGACCGAGAAGCTGCGCTTCCGCCCGGCCCGCACCTCGGCCGAGGCGGTGGCCGACCACGCCAGGTCGGCCGAGATCAGCCCCTTGATCGACCCGGACCGGGTACGCTCGGCGGAGCGCGCCCTGATAGAGCTGCTCGACCGGTACGCGGCGCACGCGCGGGAAGCGGGAGGCGGCCGTGACTGA
- a CDS encoding 1-acyl-sn-glycerol-3-phosphate acyltransferase: MRSSAPGSAAPRRTVRSRAAPGSTVSDTPEWERRAARGLAFLRRRITGEYEVDEFGFDEDLTQHVLLNLLRPLYERYFRVEARGLERVPAEGGALIVANHSGTLPLDALMTQVALWDHHPAERHLRMLAADVVFTTPYVGEFARKAGHTLACNPDAQRLLAGGEVVGVWPEGFKGIGKPFAERYRLQRFGRGGFVSAALRTGTPIIPTAIVGAEEIYPKLGDLKPLARLLNLPYFPLTPTFPWFGPLGLVPLPSKWYIVFGEPIDTSGYDPAAAEDPMLVFNLTDQVRETIQDTLYRVLLQRRSVFF; this comes from the coding sequence CTGAGATCCAGCGCGCCGGGATCCGCCGCGCCGCGGCGCACCGTCCGCAGCCGCGCCGCGCCGGGGTCGACGGTGTCTGACACACCCGAGTGGGAGCGCCGCGCCGCCCGCGGCCTGGCCTTCCTGCGCCGCCGGATCACCGGCGAGTACGAGGTCGACGAGTTCGGCTTCGACGAGGACCTGACCCAGCACGTGCTGCTCAACCTGCTGCGACCGCTCTACGAACGCTACTTCCGGGTCGAGGCCCGGGGCCTGGAGCGGGTGCCGGCCGAGGGCGGCGCGCTGATCGTGGCCAACCACTCCGGCACCCTGCCGCTGGACGCGCTGATGACCCAGGTCGCGCTGTGGGACCACCACCCGGCCGAGCGGCACCTGCGCATGCTCGCGGCCGACGTCGTCTTCACCACGCCGTACGTCGGCGAGTTCGCCCGCAAGGCCGGGCACACCCTGGCCTGCAACCCGGACGCGCAGCGGCTGCTGGCCGGCGGGGAGGTGGTCGGGGTCTGGCCGGAGGGCTTCAAGGGGATCGGCAAGCCGTTCGCCGAGCGCTACCGGCTCCAGCGCTTCGGCCGCGGCGGCTTCGTCTCGGCCGCGCTGCGCACCGGCACCCCGATCATCCCGACCGCGATCGTGGGCGCCGAGGAGATCTATCCCAAGCTCGGCGACCTCAAGCCGCTGGCCCGGCTGCTGAACCTGCCCTACTTCCCGCTCACCCCGACCTTTCCCTGGTTCGGGCCGCTCGGCCTGGTCCCGCTGCCGTCGAAGTGGTACATCGTGTTCGGCGAGCCGATCGACACCTCCGGCTACGACCCGGCCGCCGCCGAGGACCCGATGCTGGTGTTCAACCTCACCGACCAGGTGCGCGAGACCATCCAGGACACCCTCTACCGGGTGCTGCTGCAGCGGCGCTCGGTCTTCTTCTGA
- a CDS encoding SigE family RNA polymerase sigma factor, with translation MRSLSSPTAQPSALDAEDFQAFVLSRGTHLYRTACLLTGGDSHLAEDLVQETLGRMFAKWGRRGRIENPAAYAQSVLVNAFIATRRRKSSAELPTPRFEDDPARGRDEELRLTLLAELGRLEARDRAVLVLRYWEDHSVEETARMLGLSVSAVKSRSSRALARLREQLGADFLTFAES, from the coding sequence GTGAGGTCACTGTCGAGCCCGACTGCGCAGCCGTCTGCCCTGGACGCCGAGGATTTCCAGGCCTTCGTGCTCTCGCGGGGTACGCATCTCTATCGCACCGCCTGCCTGCTCACGGGCGGTGATTCGCACCTGGCCGAGGATCTCGTGCAAGAGACCCTGGGCCGCATGTTCGCCAAGTGGGGCCGGCGCGGGCGGATCGAGAATCCGGCCGCGTACGCCCAGAGCGTGCTGGTGAACGCGTTCATCGCCACCCGCCGCAGGAAGTCGAGCGCCGAGCTCCCGACCCCGCGCTTCGAGGACGATCCGGCCCGGGGCCGGGACGAGGAGCTGCGGCTGACCCTGCTGGCCGAGCTCGGGCGGCTCGAGGCGCGCGACCGCGCGGTGCTCGTGCTCCGGTACTGGGAGGACCACAGCGTGGAGGAGACCGCCCGGATGCTGGGCCTGTCCGTCTCCGCGGTGAAGTCCCGCTCGTCGCGGGCGCTGGCCCGGCTGCGCGAGCAGCTCGGCGCCGACTTCCTCACATTCGCAGAGAGCTGA
- a CDS encoding DUF5667 domain-containing protein: protein MNERQAAEEFAALLADPAGGRAARTRHGQHAERGEGTLMLALADRLGQAGRALPAHAPAQFRSNLRAELVALTPKVAGPNAEGEAGRSSTAVPAQRGRGGRSGARHGSGETRTRPSFATLSTAWRRRLLAAGVGVAVATGSVGGIAIASAGAEPGDPLYNAKKIFESLQLSLSGSTTDQGRDYLHFADIRLSEIDSLLQRPDVDLAGSPTQAYLRQTLDELRTMIAQGGNMLVAQVRLTGDQTALHALSDFLLTERQRVADLSWRLPPSLQSEPPQIVALMDQLNRQLQQAEAAQAAQSSHIDQGPGSAGSADGGPGGGTGTQGSSSVGAGKSGAPSTRPSGSAGPEPSGSSASGTTSPSSAASIGVDVPLPLPTIGVTVPGLLGLPAIDLGIGDDGASSTP, encoded by the coding sequence ATGAACGAACGACAGGCGGCGGAGGAGTTCGCGGCTTTGCTCGCCGACCCGGCGGGCGGGCGGGCGGCACGCACCCGCCACGGGCAGCACGCCGAGCGGGGCGAGGGCACGCTGATGCTGGCGCTGGCGGACCGGCTCGGCCAGGCCGGCCGGGCGCTGCCGGCGCATGCGCCCGCGCAGTTCCGCTCGAATCTGCGGGCGGAGCTGGTGGCGCTCACGCCCAAGGTGGCCGGGCCGAACGCCGAGGGCGAGGCCGGGCGGAGCAGCACGGCGGTGCCCGCGCAGCGCGGGCGCGGCGGACGCTCCGGAGCCCGGCACGGCTCCGGCGAGACGCGCACCCGCCCGAGCTTCGCCACCCTGTCCACGGCCTGGCGGCGCAGGCTGCTCGCGGCCGGGGTCGGGGTGGCGGTGGCCACCGGCTCGGTCGGCGGGATCGCGATCGCCTCGGCCGGCGCCGAGCCCGGCGACCCGCTCTACAACGCCAAGAAGATCTTCGAGTCCCTGCAGCTCTCGCTCTCCGGCTCGACCACCGACCAGGGCCGCGACTACCTGCACTTCGCCGACATCCGGCTGAGCGAGATCGACTCGCTGCTGCAGCGCCCGGACGTGGATCTGGCCGGCTCGCCCACGCAGGCCTACCTGCGCCAGACACTGGACGAGCTGCGCACGATGATCGCCCAGGGCGGCAACATGCTGGTGGCCCAGGTGCGCCTGACCGGCGATCAGACGGCGCTGCACGCGCTGTCCGACTTCCTGCTGACCGAGCGTCAGCGGGTGGCCGACCTGAGCTGGCGGCTGCCGCCGTCCCTGCAGTCGGAGCCTCCGCAGATCGTGGCCCTGATGGACCAGCTCAACCGGCAGCTGCAGCAGGCCGAGGCGGCGCAGGCGGCGCAGTCCTCGCACATCGACCAGGGACCGGGCAGCGCGGGCAGCGCGGACGGCGGGCCGGGCGGCGGCACCGGGACCCAGGGCTCCTCGTCGGTGGGCGCGGGCAAGAGCGGAGCGCCCAGCACGCGGCCGTCCGGTTCCGCCGGGCCCGAGCCCTCCGGCAGCTCCGCGTCCGGCACTACCTCGCCGAGTTCGGCCGCGTCGATAGGAGTCGACGTCCCGCTGCCGCTGCCGACGATAGGAGTCACCGTCCCCGGGCTGCTCGGCCTGCCGGCGATCGACCTCGGCATAGGCGATGACGGAGCGAGCTCCACCCCCTAG
- a CDS encoding ECF subfamily RNA polymerase sigma factor, BldN family has translation MHRDVSADRTGLSGLRAAVLAMTAGAVPTPPRPAGAGPAVSSARPVAPGGATTPPEPPRPDAESARMLALVERAQSGDGEAFGMLYDAYVDTVYRYVYYRVTNKALAEDLTSETFLRALRRISTFTWQGRDFGAWLVTIARNLVADHFKSSRHRLEVPTGEMLDSDQTEPSPEDSVLAYLSNRALLDAVKQLNSQQQECVTLRFLHGLSVAETAQIMGKNDGAIKTLQYRAIRTLARLLPADLR, from the coding sequence GTGCACCGAGACGTCAGCGCCGATCGCACCGGCCTGAGCGGCCTGCGTGCGGCAGTGCTCGCGATGACGGCCGGAGCGGTCCCCACCCCGCCCCGCCCCGCCGGCGCGGGCCCGGCCGTCAGCTCCGCGCGGCCAGTCGCGCCCGGCGGCGCCACCACGCCGCCGGAGCCGCCGCGCCCGGACGCCGAGTCGGCCCGGATGCTGGCCCTGGTCGAGCGCGCGCAGTCGGGCGACGGCGAGGCGTTCGGGATGCTCTACGACGCGTACGTGGACACGGTCTACCGCTACGTCTACTACCGGGTGACCAACAAGGCGCTGGCCGAGGACCTGACCAGCGAGACCTTTCTGCGGGCCCTGCGACGCATCTCCACCTTCACCTGGCAGGGCCGCGACTTCGGGGCGTGGCTGGTGACCATCGCGCGCAACCTGGTGGCCGATCACTTCAAGTCCTCCCGGCACCGGCTGGAGGTGCCCACCGGCGAGATGCTCGACTCGGACCAGACCGAGCCGAGCCCGGAGGACTCGGTGCTGGCCTACCTCTCCAACCGGGCCCTGCTGGACGCGGTCAAACAGCTCAACAGCCAGCAGCAGGAATGCGTCACGCTGCGCTTCCTGCACGGCCTGTCGGTGGCCGAGACGGCGCAGATCATGGGCAAGAACGACGGCGCGATCAAGACCCTGCAGTACCGGGCGATCCGCACCCTGGCCCGGTTGCTCCCGGCGGATCTGCGGTGA
- a CDS encoding HAD family hydrolase, whose product MTVRPALSAAADKRAVDAAAAPRPTAAAFFDLDNTLIRGASLFHLARGAAAHRFLSSGEIARFACSQLTFRIRGERSGQVASTRERALSFARGHTVEEMVELCRHIYDDYLAEKIWPGTRALAELHRRRAEPVWLVTAAPSELAEIIAGRLGLDGALGTVAEAVDGRYTGRLVGEILHGPAKGTAVRELAERLGYDLTACHAYSDSANDLPMLTLVGHPHAVNPDHRLRARAEHEGWPITDYRTGVRILRAGLPGAALTGAASGAVAAGVAWARRAKAKS is encoded by the coding sequence GTGACAGTGCGCCCTGCCCTCAGCGCGGCCGCCGACAAGCGAGCCGTCGACGCGGCCGCTGCGCCCCGGCCCACCGCCGCGGCGTTCTTCGACCTCGACAACACCCTGATCCGCGGTGCTTCGCTGTTCCACCTCGCTCGCGGCGCGGCCGCCCACCGGTTCCTCAGCTCCGGCGAGATCGCCCGGTTCGCCTGCTCGCAGCTCACCTTCCGGATCCGCGGCGAGCGCAGCGGCCAGGTCGCCAGCACCCGGGAGCGGGCGCTCTCCTTCGCCCGCGGCCACACCGTCGAGGAGATGGTGGAGCTGTGCCGGCACATATACGACGACTACCTCGCGGAGAAGATCTGGCCGGGCACCCGCGCCCTGGCCGAGCTGCACCGGCGCCGGGCCGAGCCGGTCTGGCTGGTGACCGCGGCGCCCAGCGAGCTGGCCGAGATCATCGCCGGGCGGCTCGGCCTGGACGGCGCGCTGGGCACCGTGGCCGAGGCGGTGGACGGCCGCTACACCGGCCGCCTGGTCGGGGAGATACTGCACGGACCGGCCAAGGGCACCGCGGTGCGGGAGCTGGCCGAGCGCCTCGGCTACGACCTGACGGCCTGCCACGCCTACTCGGACTCGGCCAACGACCTGCCGATGCTCACGCTCGTCGGGCACCCGCACGCGGTGAACCCGGACCACCGGCTGCGCGCCCGGGCCGAGCACGAGGGCTGGCCCATCACCGACTACCGCACCGGGGTGCGGATCCTGCGTGCCGGGCTGCCCGGGGCGGCACTGACCGGAGCGGCCAGTGGGGCGGTGGCGGCGGGGGTGGCGTGGGCGCGCCGCGCGAAGGCGAAGTCGTAG
- a CDS encoding glutaredoxin family protein, which produces MQTRITLIGKAGCHLCDAARETVAKVAAELGVGWVEYDINDDPRLKEDYWDTIPVTLVDGRPHDFWRVDENRLRAALTTPEAGSNL; this is translated from the coding sequence ATGCAGACGCGTATCACTCTGATCGGCAAGGCCGGCTGCCACCTGTGCGACGCGGCGCGGGAGACGGTGGCGAAGGTCGCGGCGGAGCTCGGGGTCGGCTGGGTCGAGTACGACATCAACGACGACCCCCGGCTCAAGGAGGACTACTGGGACACCATCCCGGTCACCCTCGTCGACGGCCGGCCGCACGACTTCTGGCGGGTGGACGAGAACCGGCTGCGCGCGGCGCTGACCACCCCGGAAGCTGGCAGCAACCTGTGA
- a CDS encoding redox-sensing transcriptional repressor Rex has protein sequence MASMSSPGMAAIPEATVARLPVYLRALRTLQDRGTATVSSEELATVAGVNSAKLRKDLSFLGSYGTRGVGYDVEYLIYQISRELGLSLDWPVAIIGIGNLGHALANYGGFVSRGFRIAALFDADPRLSGNRVAGLVIRHVDELDEVIAELGISIAVISVPPTAAQAVADRLVAAGVTSILNFAPTVVTVPEGVDLRKVDLSVELQILAFHEQRKAAEGKRTRGGRTVRRAMREDPVNPDPDQASAPERPAEPPIRQHRSAPDLNEVLPA, from the coding sequence ATGGCCAGCATGAGCAGTCCTGGTATGGCCGCCATCCCCGAGGCGACCGTCGCACGGTTGCCCGTCTACCTGCGTGCGCTGCGGACCCTGCAGGACCGCGGTACCGCCACCGTCTCCTCCGAGGAACTCGCCACCGTGGCCGGGGTCAACTCGGCCAAGCTGCGCAAGGACCTCTCCTTCCTCGGCTCCTACGGCACCCGCGGCGTCGGCTACGACGTCGAGTACCTGATCTACCAGATCTCGCGCGAGCTGGGTCTGAGCCTGGACTGGCCGGTGGCCATCATCGGCATCGGAAACCTGGGCCACGCGCTGGCCAACTACGGCGGCTTCGTCAGCCGGGGCTTCCGGATAGCCGCACTGTTCGACGCGGACCCGCGGCTGTCCGGGAACCGGGTGGCCGGGCTGGTGATCCGGCACGTGGACGAGCTGGACGAGGTGATCGCCGAGCTCGGCATCTCCATCGCGGTCATCTCGGTCCCGCCCACCGCCGCGCAGGCGGTGGCCGACCGGCTGGTGGCGGCCGGGGTCACCTCCATCCTCAACTTCGCCCCTACCGTGGTGACCGTGCCCGAGGGGGTGGACCTGCGCAAGGTGGACCTGTCCGTCGAGCTGCAGATCCTGGCCTTCCACGAGCAGCGCAAGGCCGCGGAGGGCAAACGCACCAGGGGCGGGCGTACGGTGCGTCGGGCCATGCGGGAGGATCCAGTGAACCCGGATCCGGATCAAGCCTCGGCGCCCGAGCGCCCGGCCGAACCCCCGATCCGGCAGCACCGCTCCGCGCCTGATCTGAATGAGGTGTTGCCGGCATGA